In Xenorhabdus nematophila ATCC 19061, one DNA window encodes the following:
- the iolG gene encoding inositol 2-dehydrogenase: protein MFNIALFGAGRIGQVHAANIANHKETCFYSVVDPHPASAGTLAQKYQAKIQTTEEAMADPDIHGVLIASATDTHADLIELAARSNKMIFCEKPVHLDLERVRQCLATVKACQVPLLVGFNRRYDPQFRRLKNLFDAGTVGKAESLLITSRDPSPPSAEYVRVSGGMFRDMSIHDFDMARFIIGEEPCAIYAQGSNLVDPAIGLAGDIDTAFIVMKFPSGVMATISNSRRSGYGYDQRLELHGEKGVLTAGNLKENSVECWSGEGCIAAKPEQFFLQRYREAYIAEWGHFVDVMAGRATPETSGIDGEQALYLADKALESLQSGKEIKLSL from the coding sequence ATGTTCAATATTGCATTATTTGGCGCTGGGCGAATTGGGCAGGTTCACGCTGCTAACATTGCCAATCATAAAGAAACTTGTTTCTATTCTGTGGTAGATCCCCATCCGGCAAGTGCAGGAACATTGGCACAGAAGTATCAGGCGAAAATACAAACCACTGAAGAAGCGATGGCAGATCCCGATATTCACGGGGTTCTTATTGCTTCTGCAACGGATACTCACGCTGACCTCATAGAACTGGCCGCTCGCAGTAATAAAATGATTTTCTGTGAGAAACCGGTACATCTTGATCTTGAGCGGGTTCGCCAGTGCCTTGCCACGGTGAAAGCATGTCAGGTTCCTCTGCTGGTTGGGTTTAACCGCCGTTATGATCCGCAATTTCGTCGGCTGAAAAATTTGTTTGATGCCGGTACAGTCGGCAAAGCGGAATCTTTGCTGATTACCTCCCGTGATCCTTCTCCCCCTTCTGCTGAATATGTTCGGGTATCTGGTGGCATGTTCAGGGACATGAGCATCCATGACTTTGATATGGCGCGTTTTATTATTGGTGAAGAGCCGTGTGCTATCTATGCGCAGGGCAGCAATCTCGTTGATCCTGCCATCGGATTGGCGGGGGATATTGATACTGCGTTTATTGTCATGAAATTTCCATCGGGAGTCATGGCGACGATTTCTAACAGCCGTCGTTCAGGTTATGGCTACGATCAGCGTCTTGAACTGCATGGTGAAAAAGGTGTACTGACAGCAGGAAATCTCAAAGAAAACAGTGTTGAATGCTGGAGTGGCGAAGGTTGTATTGCGGCGAAACCGGAACAGTTCTTTTTGCAACGCTACCGGGAAGCCTATATTGCGGAATGGGGCCATTTTGTTGATGTCATGGCCGGGAGAGCAACACCTGAAACAAGCGGTATTGACGGTGAACAGGCATTGTATCTGGCGGACAAAGCGCTGGAATCTCTGCAATCGGGTAAAGAAATCAAACTATCACTATAG
- the iolE gene encoding myo-inosose-2 dehydratase has translation MVAQLGINPLTWTNDDLPSLGAKTPLEICLAEGRQAGFAGFELGNKFPRQAQILGPILAAHHLKLVSGWYSGELLTRSVEDEIIAVRPHLNLLRELGATVMVFAEVTHCIHGIQNKPVHLRPLFPEKRWQEYGEKLTEFARYTQSQGVQIAYHHHMGTVIESAEDINNLMENTGEEVGLLLDTGHLTFAGDDPLAVARRWCKRINHVHCKDIRPDILKDVKNRKTSFLDAVLSGVFTVPGDGCIDYPAIFEVLHKSQYKGWLVVEAEQDPAVAHPLTYATLGYNNLHRFAKQAGLI, from the coding sequence ATGGTTGCTCAACTTGGTATTAATCCTCTGACATGGACTAATGACGATTTGCCTTCCCTGGGGGCTAAAACACCATTGGAAATATGTTTGGCAGAAGGACGGCAGGCCGGATTTGCTGGTTTTGAACTCGGTAATAAATTTCCCCGTCAGGCACAAATTTTAGGGCCAATTCTGGCAGCTCATCATTTGAAACTGGTGTCTGGCTGGTATTCTGGTGAGTTATTGACACGTAGTGTTGAAGACGAAATTATCGCTGTCCGGCCCCATTTGAATCTGTTACGCGAATTAGGTGCAACTGTAATGGTTTTTGCAGAAGTGACACACTGTATTCATGGTATTCAGAACAAACCTGTACACCTGCGTCCATTGTTTCCAGAAAAACGTTGGCAAGAATATGGTGAAAAACTGACGGAATTCGCTCGTTATACTCAGTCACAAGGAGTACAAATTGCTTATCACCATCATATGGGAACGGTGATTGAAAGTGCGGAAGACATCAATAATCTGATGGAAAATACAGGGGAAGAAGTTGGGCTATTGTTAGATACCGGGCATTTAACTTTTGCGGGAGATGATCCATTGGCAGTGGCAAGGCGCTGGTGCAAGCGTATTAATCACGTGCATTGTAAAGATATTCGTCCGGATATATTGAAAGATGTCAAAAACCGCAAAACCAGCTTTCTTGATGCTGTGCTAAGTGGTGTTTTTACCGTGCCCGGAGATGGTTGCATTGATTATCCGGCTATTTTTGAAGTACTGCATAAGAGCCAATATAAAGGTTGGCTGGTGGTTGAAGCAGAGCAAGATCCTGCGGTCGCCCATCCATTGACATATGCCACATTGGGATATAACAACTTACACAGATTCGCTAAACAAGCCGGATTGATTTAA
- the iolB gene encoding 5-deoxy-glucuronate isomerase: MSELLSKYHAPDQNKRTQYVTPKTANWGYVHFAVYEFDAGESITLPASEHETCLVLIAGKATVITSHKKFEQIGERMNPFERTKPYAVYVAPHEWMEIFAETHLELAVCQANSKGSYPTRLIAPQDISAEQRGNGNNRRYVHNILPDDQPADSLLVVEVYTDEGCTSSYPSHKHDTDNEPQETYLEETYYHRLNPSQGFCVQRVYTDDRSLDETMAVYNKDVVMVPKGYHPVTTIAGYDNYYLNVMAGPTRKWLFTWEGDHQWVNGAEYAGKHAHS; the protein is encoded by the coding sequence ATGTCTGAACTACTATCAAAATATCACGCACCTGATCAGAATAAACGGACGCAGTATGTCACACCAAAAACAGCAAACTGGGGATATGTTCATTTTGCTGTTTATGAGTTTGATGCGGGAGAATCTATTACCTTACCTGCATCAGAACATGAAACCTGTTTAGTGTTAATCGCTGGTAAAGCAACGGTGATTACGTCTCATAAAAAATTTGAGCAGATTGGGGAGCGGATGAATCCATTTGAGCGAACAAAACCTTATGCAGTCTATGTTGCACCGCATGAATGGATGGAAATTTTCGCCGAAACACATCTTGAACTGGCTGTTTGTCAGGCTAACAGTAAAGGCAGTTATCCTACTCGCTTAATTGCCCCGCAGGATATTAGTGCTGAACAGCGTGGCAATGGTAATAATCGACGCTATGTTCATAATATCCTTCCGGATGATCAACCTGCGGATAGTTTACTGGTCGTTGAAGTCTATACAGACGAAGGATGCACCAGCTCTTATCCCAGCCACAAGCACGATACTGATAACGAACCACAGGAAACGTATTTGGAAGAGACTTATTACCACCGTTTGAATCCATCACAGGGTTTTTGTGTGCAGCGAGTCTATACTGATGATCGCTCACTGGATGAAACAATGGCGGTGTATAACAAGGATGTGGTTATGGTGCCGAAAGGGTATCACCCTGTCACGACTATTGCAGGCTATGACAATTATTACTTGAATGTCATGGCTGGCCCAACGCGTAAATGGTTATTTACGTGGGAAGGGGATCATCAATGGGTTAATGGTGCAGAATATGCAGGTAAACACGCTCACTCTTAA
- the iolD gene encoding 3D-(3,5/4)-trihydroxycyclohexane-1,2-dione acylhydrolase (decyclizing) gives MNDTSMDQAKTKTQKMTMAQALVKFLNQQYIRVNGKEYPFIQGVFTIFGHGNVVGLGQALEQQPGHLRVYQGCNEQGMAHIATGFAKQKKRQQIFAVTSSVGPGAANMVTAGATATANRIPLLLLPGDTFACRQPDPVLQQVEQYGDGTVSTNDCFRPVSRYWDRISRPEQLMTAMIHAMRVLTDPADTGAVTICLPQDVQGEVWNYPDYFFQKRVHQIERRPASQARIQTALALIQRKKKPLLICGGGVRYSEAHEAFRQFAEIFNIPFAETQAGKSAIVAAHPLNCGGIGTTGCSSANLLAKEADLIIGIGTRFSDFTTASKSLFQHPEVEFLTINVAEFDAVKLDAVAVLADAREGLNAIAHELAKTVWCSQWQQEIAHAKAAWQQELERLFSIQYQAGFKPEIAGHLEGKLGEYSETLQTHLTQTRVLGLMGKYLEPNAIIVGASGSLPGDLQRVWQPKVPDTYHLEYGYSCMGYEIAASVGAKLACPDQPVYAMVGDGSYLMLNSELQTAIQENIKITVLLFDNAGFGCINNLQMSQGMGSFATENRYRNPQSGQLDGALIKVDFAKNAESYGCKSYRVHDEQQLIAALLDAQRQPRATLIDIKVLPKTMTHDYESWWRTGTAQVADNPAITESAEKIRDYVEKKVRQY, from the coding sequence ATGAATGATACTTCGATGGATCAAGCCAAAACAAAGACGCAGAAAATGACAATGGCTCAGGCCTTGGTCAAGTTTCTCAATCAGCAGTATATTCGTGTTAACGGGAAGGAATATCCCTTTATTCAAGGTGTCTTTACGATATTTGGTCACGGTAATGTGGTTGGATTAGGGCAGGCATTGGAACAACAACCTGGACATCTTCGCGTGTATCAAGGCTGTAATGAGCAGGGAATGGCGCATATAGCCACAGGTTTTGCCAAGCAGAAAAAGCGCCAGCAGATTTTTGCGGTGACTTCTTCGGTCGGACCCGGAGCCGCTAATATGGTAACGGCTGGCGCAACCGCAACAGCCAACCGCATTCCATTATTATTACTGCCGGGTGATACCTTTGCTTGCCGACAACCTGATCCCGTTTTACAGCAGGTTGAACAATATGGTGATGGTACTGTCAGCACGAATGATTGCTTCCGACCGGTATCCCGTTATTGGGATCGTATTTCCAGACCCGAACAGTTGATGACAGCGATGATCCACGCTATGAGGGTATTGACCGATCCGGCAGATACAGGCGCTGTTACAATCTGTCTGCCGCAGGATGTACAGGGGGAAGTATGGAACTACCCCGATTACTTCTTCCAGAAACGCGTTCATCAGATTGAACGGCGCCCTGCTTCGCAGGCCAGAATTCAGACGGCACTTGCACTTATCCAACGTAAGAAAAAGCCGTTGCTGATTTGTGGCGGCGGTGTGCGTTATTCCGAAGCTCATGAAGCTTTTCGCCAGTTTGCTGAAATATTCAATATCCCCTTTGCCGAAACACAGGCAGGAAAAAGTGCGATTGTGGCAGCACATCCGCTGAATTGTGGTGGAATTGGTACTACGGGGTGTTCGTCTGCAAATCTTCTAGCCAAAGAAGCGGATTTAATTATTGGTATCGGAACGCGTTTCAGCGATTTTACAACCGCGTCAAAATCACTGTTTCAGCATCCGGAAGTGGAATTTCTTACCATTAATGTGGCGGAATTTGATGCGGTTAAGTTGGATGCCGTTGCTGTATTGGCAGATGCCCGCGAAGGGTTGAATGCTATTGCGCATGAATTGGCAAAAACAGTGTGGTGTTCACAATGGCAGCAGGAAATCGCACATGCTAAAGCAGCTTGGCAGCAAGAGTTAGAGCGGTTGTTTTCCATTCAGTATCAAGCCGGATTTAAGCCAGAGATTGCCGGGCATTTGGAGGGCAAATTAGGTGAATACAGTGAAACCTTGCAGACTCACCTGACCCAGACTCGGGTGCTTGGTTTGATGGGGAAGTATTTGGAACCAAACGCCATCATTGTTGGCGCTTCGGGTTCTCTGCCGGGAGATTTACAGCGAGTGTGGCAACCCAAAGTCCCCGATACGTACCACCTTGAATATGGTTACTCCTGTATGGGTTATGAAATCGCGGCTTCCGTGGGGGCGAAACTTGCCTGTCCGGATCAGCCTGTTTATGCCATGGTGGGGGATGGCTCTTATCTGATGCTGAACAGTGAATTACAGACTGCCATTCAGGAAAATATTAAGATCACTGTATTACTGTTTGATAATGCCGGATTTGGTTGCATCAATAACTTACAAATGAGCCAGGGCATGGGAAGTTTTGCCACAGAAAACCGTTATCGTAATCCGCAAAGCGGGCAGTTAGATGGGGCATTGATAAAGGTGGATTTTGCCAAAAATGCAGAAAGTTACGGCTGCAAGAGTTATCGGGTGCACGATGAACAACAATTGATAGCTGCTTTGTTGGATGCGCAAAGACAACCACGAGCAACTTTAATCGACATTAAAGTTTTGCCAAAAACCATGACACATGATTATGAATCATGGTGGAGAACAGGAACCGCACAGGTTGCTGATAACCCTGCGATTACTGAATCGGCAGAGAAGATCAGGGACTATGTCGAGAAAAAGGTGCGCCAGTATTAA
- a CDS encoding bifunctional 5-dehydro-2-deoxygluconokinase/5-dehydro-2-deoxyphosphogluconate aldolase → MKQHRKFDVICMGRIAVDLYGQQIGARLEDMGSFAKYLGGSSGNVAYGTARQGLKSSMLARVGDEHMGRFLREELERVGCDTSHLITDKDRLTALVLLGIKDSDTFPLIFYRDNCADMAITRDDFSEDYIASARCLAITGTHLSHAKTRDAVLTALQYARRHGVKTVIDIDYRPVLWGLTALGDGETRYIASEQVTAQLQEVLSQFDLIVGTEEEFHIAGGSTDTLDALRRVRALTSATLVCKKGALGCSVFTANIPATLDEGMTVQGVKVEILNVLGAGDAFMSGLLRGYLNNESWEQACTYANACGALVVSRHGCAPAMPDKIELDNYLARATKISRPDLDPYLSHLHRIGSRHKQWDELYVMAFDHRIQFVEMARKVNANLDQISQLKKLLFRASQEASSEAHLAGKTGILCDSSFGQDVLNAATGQGLWIGRPVELPASRPLCLEHGNIGSQLVSWPQEHIVKCLVFFHPEDESLMRLEQEKIIQEVYSACCQSGHELLLEVILPTDMPHSDELYLRALQRFYHLGIKPDWWKLPPMQSVTWDHIAALIEHHDPYCRGIVILGLDASVSILQASFKAAAGKSIVKGFAVGRTLFGQPSLKWLAGEIDEETFIQQIKTNYHNLIRYWCQRGH, encoded by the coding sequence ATGAAGCAGCATAGAAAGTTTGATGTTATCTGCATGGGGCGTATTGCGGTTGATCTGTATGGTCAGCAAATTGGTGCGCGTCTGGAAGACATGGGAAGCTTTGCAAAATATCTGGGTGGATCGTCAGGGAATGTGGCATATGGTACGGCGCGTCAGGGATTGAAATCCTCAATGCTGGCAAGAGTCGGTGATGAACACATGGGGCGTTTTCTGCGTGAAGAACTGGAACGGGTCGGTTGTGATACCAGCCATTTAATTACCGATAAAGATCGTCTGACGGCCTTGGTTTTACTGGGAATTAAAGATAGTGACACTTTCCCGCTGATTTTTTACCGTGATAACTGTGCTGATATGGCCATTACCCGCGATGATTTCAGTGAAGACTATATTGCATCTGCCCGTTGCTTGGCGATCACCGGAACCCACCTTTCCCATGCCAAAACGCGTGATGCTGTATTAACTGCGCTGCAATATGCCCGTCGTCATGGCGTTAAAACCGTCATAGATATCGATTATAGGCCCGTATTGTGGGGGCTGACTGCTCTTGGTGATGGTGAAACTCGCTACATCGCCTCAGAACAAGTCACAGCACAATTACAGGAAGTGCTTTCCCAGTTTGATTTGATTGTAGGAACAGAAGAGGAATTTCATATTGCTGGTGGCTCAACGGATACTTTAGATGCTTTGCGCCGTGTGAGAGCACTGACTTCTGCAACCTTGGTCTGCAAAAAAGGGGCTTTGGGATGCTCTGTATTCACTGCCAATATTCCTGCTACCTTGGATGAAGGAATGACGGTACAGGGCGTTAAAGTGGAAATTCTGAACGTTTTGGGGGCTGGAGATGCCTTTATGTCTGGCTTGTTGCGGGGGTATCTCAATAATGAGAGTTGGGAGCAAGCCTGCACTTATGCCAATGCCTGTGGCGCCTTAGTGGTTTCCCGTCATGGTTGTGCGCCAGCCATGCCAGATAAAATTGAATTGGATAATTATCTGGCACGAGCGACAAAAATATCGCGTCCCGATTTAGATCCTTACCTCAGCCATTTGCACCGAATAGGCAGCCGCCATAAACAATGGGACGAATTATATGTTATGGCGTTTGATCACCGCATCCAGTTTGTTGAAATGGCACGTAAGGTCAATGCCAATCTTGATCAAATCTCACAGTTAAAAAAATTACTGTTTCGTGCGAGTCAGGAAGCCAGTTCAGAAGCTCATCTGGCGGGAAAAACAGGAATATTGTGTGACAGTAGTTTCGGCCAGGATGTATTGAATGCAGCGACAGGGCAAGGATTATGGATTGGTCGTCCAGTTGAATTACCCGCCTCTCGTCCTCTTTGTCTTGAGCACGGCAATATTGGTTCTCAACTGGTGAGTTGGCCACAGGAACATATTGTGAAATGTTTGGTATTTTTTCATCCGGAAGATGAGTCCCTCATGCGTCTGGAACAGGAAAAAATCATACAGGAAGTATATTCAGCCTGTTGCCAATCAGGGCATGAGTTGTTGCTGGAGGTCATTTTACCGACAGACATGCCTCATTCCGATGAACTTTATTTACGGGCTCTCCAGCGTTTCTACCACTTAGGTATTAAACCAGATTGGTGGAAGCTACCTCCCATGCAATCTGTCACATGGGATCACATTGCGGCTTTGATTGAACATCATGACCCTTATTGCCGTGGCATTGTGATATTGGGGCTTGATGCCTCAGTATCAATTTTGCAAGCAAGTTTCAAGGCGGCTGCGGGTAAATCGATAGTGAAAGGTTTTGCTGTCGGGAGAACCTTATTCGGTCAGCCATCATTGAAATGGCTGGCGGGAGAAATTGATGAAGAAACTTTCATTCAGCAAATAAAAACCAATTACCACAATTTGATTCGTTACTGGTGCCAGCGGGGTCATTGA
- a CDS encoding solute:sodium symporter family transporter — protein MSAFLSFIGFTLLVAGIAYYKTQNKQLSTSTEGYFLGGRSLTGIYIGSSMLLMNLSTEHLVGLNGLAFRTGFIVMAWEVIAALTIVLFAIYFLPKYLKLGISTIPEFLERRFDKNTLLITSILFLAMYVISLLPIVLYTGAIALESLFQVSQIFHVDKTTALWIMVWGVGGLGAIYAIFGGLKAIAVADTINGVGLIAGGLMVTIFALMYVGDGNAWKGLTDVYQSNPDKFNSIGSEDSLVPFSTLFTGLIVSNMFFWCTNQSIVQKSLSAKNLAEGQKGVMLCALFKLIIPSIIILPGIIAFHIFSGQIDNPDNAYPALVQLVLPKVLVGFFAAVVVGAVFSTFSGGLNSSVTLFTVNIYKPRMNPNASEAQTVAVGKYLGIGLALATMIIAPLVANAPDGLFYLIQQLQGIFNAPILSVVLVGLMTKRVPPIAAKLGLLFGMSAYIIGNFMLDIDLHFFHLVGILFVLNILFMLTIGYFFPAESYQEVYTGQVDITPWSMVKPMGWLITLAVISMYVFLAHNVPAYVMVLYYLLAVGILGYVFYRTGKTLKYHIR, from the coding sequence ATGTCAGCTTTTCTTTCTTTTATTGGTTTTACCCTATTGGTCGCAGGGATTGCTTATTACAAAACGCAAAATAAACAATTGAGTACTTCTACTGAAGGCTATTTTCTTGGTGGGCGTTCCCTGACCGGAATATACATTGGTAGCTCTATGCTATTAATGAATTTGTCTACTGAACATTTGGTGGGTTTAAATGGCTTGGCATTCAGAACCGGCTTTATTGTCATGGCCTGGGAAGTGATTGCGGCATTAACGATTGTATTATTTGCTATTTATTTCCTGCCAAAATATCTGAAATTGGGTATTTCGACGATCCCTGAATTTCTTGAACGTCGGTTTGATAAAAATACATTGCTGATTACATCAATTCTATTTTTAGCGATGTATGTGATTTCATTATTACCTATCGTGCTATATACCGGGGCCATTGCACTGGAAAGTTTGTTCCAGGTTTCACAAATCTTTCATGTGGATAAAACAACGGCACTTTGGATCATGGTTTGGGGGGTTGGCGGACTCGGTGCGATTTACGCAATCTTTGGCGGGCTCAAAGCGATTGCGGTAGCAGATACCATTAACGGCGTTGGTTTGATTGCCGGTGGGTTGATGGTGACCATCTTTGCCTTGATGTATGTCGGGGATGGCAATGCCTGGAAAGGTTTAACCGATGTTTATCAGTCAAATCCGGATAAATTCAATTCCATTGGAAGTGAAGACTCACTTGTTCCATTTTCGACGCTGTTTACAGGGCTGATTGTCTCTAACATGTTCTTCTGGTGTACCAACCAATCTATTGTGCAGAAATCATTGAGCGCCAAGAATCTGGCAGAAGGGCAAAAAGGGGTCATGCTGTGCGCCTTATTTAAGCTCATTATTCCTTCCATCATTATCCTGCCGGGGATCATTGCATTTCATATTTTCAGTGGTCAGATAGATAATCCAGATAATGCCTATCCCGCACTGGTGCAACTGGTGCTCCCCAAAGTCTTGGTTGGCTTTTTTGCTGCGGTGGTCGTGGGCGCCGTATTCTCAACATTCAGCGGTGGCCTGAATTCCTCCGTAACATTATTTACCGTCAATATTTATAAACCACGGATGAATCCAAATGCTTCAGAAGCTCAGACGGTAGCGGTGGGTAAATATCTGGGAATCGGGTTGGCGCTGGCAACAATGATTATTGCTCCGCTTGTTGCTAATGCTCCTGATGGCTTGTTTTATCTGATTCAGCAATTACAGGGAATTTTCAATGCGCCGATCCTGAGTGTGGTATTGGTCGGGCTGATGACAAAGCGGGTTCCCCCCATTGCGGCAAAACTAGGGCTGCTGTTTGGTATGTCGGCTTATATCATTGGTAATTTCATGCTGGATATCGATCTTCATTTCTTCCATTTGGTTGGTATTCTGTTTGTCCTCAATATTCTCTTTATGCTAACGATTGGCTATTTCTTCCCGGCAGAGTCTTACCAAGAAGTGTATACAGGACAGGTAGATATTACACCGTGGTCAATGGTGAAACCGATGGGATGGCTAATTACCTTGGCTGTCATTTCTATGTATGTCTTCCTCGCTCACAACGTGCCGGCTTATGTGATGGTTCTCTATTATCTCTTGGCTGTAGGAATTCTGGGCTATGTATTCTACCGGACGGGAAAAACACTAAAATACCATATTCGGTAA